GAATGCTGATTCGTCTATTCTATATGATTCTATACGATTAAAGTAGGCACGAAAAGTATAGAGTAAAGTAACGGTCAAGCAATTAAATCTTGTCACTTAAAATAATGGTGTAGAAAAATGTCGGGCAGATTTATTTTATCACCCATAGAACATAACACACTTacgtacttaacacagcaaaagggagtctaggtacaagtttctaatgggttgtcatcgcgcatgtgacactgcttgagttgcaggcgtccataggttacggtgaccgctttccatcaggcggaccgtatgcttgtttgccaccgacgtagtataaaaaaacatagAATTTCGCGCCTGTTTAGTGACAAGATCTTGTCCGTCTattacaaagaatataataccacataatacataataccaaatactatgtaaactctacgagttaatacgtgcagctcggtgccaaagttggcaacatgcacactagcgctcctagcggcatgagttgatcaaaatagtttagtttcatacagcataaaattaaaaaaaattacaaattcttatttttttgttttattccgtctaaaaatgttaaagtagatcaagtaatagcattttctattttaatttacttaaataaaagtctgaacaactactttgatcaactcgaaccgctagatggcggtagtaaaattgttgccgctcaattgtatgggaaacgtcagaagctgcacgtattaactctaagagtttatatagtatttgataATACTCACtattataacaattatattCTTTGCTTTAGACCGTAATTATATAAGACGTGCTTGTCGACAATTCATTGTTTTTGAACGCTGCCATAAGAACGGCAgtttgacatttttattttcctGGCAACACACTCAATCAGTgcatagaaaaaataaataaaattgggaATTGGGAATTGTGATGTGTTTGTGGTTCTGACTAATAATAAAatggaaaatattaaaaaatacgaTTCCCAGAGTGATTCTTAAGTATACTTCAGTTTTATTAACAACAACAATGGGTGACGATAAGAAGAAAGTGAAAATCTGCCGTGTATGTTTGGGTACAAACGTGAAAAAGTGCATGTCTCTATTCGAAGTATACAAAGATTGTCTTATTTACGACTATATCAATACGATAGCCAACGTTAAAATTCAGAAAGACGATGGTTTCCCGGACAAAATATGCTTAGACTGCCTTTTGGAGCTGGAAACGGCGATACATTTCAAGCAGAAATGCGAGAATTCCAATATAATTCTGCAGTCAACTCAGCTAGAGGAGCTCCCCGTCGTATCTATCAACAACGCCGTAGTTGAGGCCGTTATTAAGAAAGAAGAACCGTTAGAAGAGCCTTACGAGTATTTCGAAGAGGATGTGCATTTTTTGGACTCTGCTGATCTGCTCTCTGAAGTGGACACGAAACTGGAGGATGATGAAAACAAAGTAGTCAAAAAGAGCAaggctatcgatttgaaattagAGTGTCATGACTGCGGAAACTTGTTTAAAAGCAAATGTAAATTACGTGTGCACTGGAAGAAGGTCCATCTGCCGGAAGCTTTAGTATGTTCCATTTGTAAAAGAATGCTCAAGTCTTTTAAAGCATTCAACAGGCACCTGGAGTCAAACAGTTGTAAAACTGCCGCAAACGTTAGGATAGAAGGTATGGGAAAGAACAGAATATTTCATTGTAAAGAATGTAACTATAACTctaaaagaattaaagataTGCAGTCACATCTAGTTGTGCATACTGGTGACCGACCGTATCATTGTGACAAGTGCCCTGCAAAATTTACGCAACAGAGCTCCCTACAGAGCCATCAGGAAGGCTCGCACAAGCTCTACAAAGTTGAAATAACCTGCCAGTTCTGTGGCAAGTTTGTCCGAGGCCGCACAAATGTATACCGTCACTTAAAAACCCACACAGATAACCAGCATCAATGTAAAGTGTGTAGTAAGAtactacagtctaagaaaagtCTTACGACACACATGAAGAGGCACAGCGGAATCAAACAATACACATGCGAAGTTTGTGCCAAGTCATTCTACACGGGCGCCGAACTCTGTAATCACAGAAGAATGATCCATATGAAGGGCAAGTACTGGTATTTCTGCAATGTCTGTGAATACAAATCTATAAGGTCTGAAAAAGTGAAAAAGCATAAAGCAAAACACACGGCAACTAATATCCCATGTATTGTGTGTGGCATGTTCTTTGAACTACCGGAAAAGCTTATTCAGCATCAAAGGAAACACTTTGGAGAAAGGAAATTCCCATGTCCATTATGTGACAAGCGGTTCTTCAGGAAAGACACTGTCGGCAAGCACATACGAGCAAAACACAAATGTGAGATGCCGAGTCTTTTGGTGGAGAAGAGAGTCGTGGTCAAAAAAGAGGCGCCCTTGGCCCCTGCAGATGACTTAATAGAGATTGAACTGTCACCGGTCATAGAAATAAAATAgattaagtaatttatttaattgaattCAATGGTAGTGTAATCATAAAGTTTGAATGTTGTTCATGAATCATGATTGTAGAAAGTTCTCACAATGCTGAATGCATTTGAATACTGATGTGctgacggaaagtttccaaaattctgaaatgttcacataggaaaacttcggaaactttccatactttgtatggacaattgtatggatggaaactttccatttcatacattttaattctctttatttttcgtgaagtttcatgaatttttcaagaaatttaagagttttttggaaagtttctgcAACTTACACATCACTACATTTGAATCAAATTGTTAGGCACTATTGGCTATTCAGCACGAAAAAGTTATTTCTTTGCTTAAGttacataaaactatatttattttattacaacatGTGCAATGCGAATTTTGTGCCCAATGTGAGCGAATCATGATTGATTTAATAGAGAGTTTAACCTGATATTGTCTATTTGTCATACAATTCTGGCTCAacaaatgaggagtgtcttttcaaaagggcttatttccactttgtactttttttgtgaaatcaagaaaaacataattcaacggtattgattttgaaattaatatttaatttgcaaaattgtaatattgtaagttgacgttaatgctatgattacaccaaacgtaacatgtgtacctaaataaatatgtaattaccatatgtttttgagaattaagcacttttgatgcgaacttttggcaattaagcccttttgttgtggccttgtagcgtaaatgttattattttaaaaaagttttattttatttttggattttgtattaagttagttgatatcaatgttgttgtactacatacattggtttaaccacataaataatcattacacatttttcaaaatgtgttctaaactttgatgttacccttttttttaaagatcaaggcgagactttttgagctttaatctcaaaacaacacgtaattttctatactaaaaagaactgcattcatagtttaaaaaaaagaaaaaatggaaataagcccttttgaaaagacactcctcaaatgtAAAAAGTCTCACATAACATAATCACATAAGGACACTCATAAGGACGAAATTTATAGTGTCCTTCATTATATGACATTTTGGAACCTTTCTCTTAAGAATGGCACAAATCATGGAGAATAGAGGTATCTCTATTCTTCATGGGCACAAATAAACATTGACAGTGTATCTGTTTCACTGTCAATACATTGAAATTGATAATTCGGATGACAGTTAAATTGAAAGAAAAAGGCATTTTTAAATCTCTAAATTTTAACGCAAGCGATAGTGTTTTATTCAGTTGCAATGCgaaaattatttcaaatgctATATTTTAACAGTAaggttttcatttttataagagattattatttatatataaattattttacatgTATCTTATGCAATGGGGTTGCCCTCtgaaaaatgttttcataaatGTAACTAACCAATGCTTTCCTCAATTTATATGTGgtttaaattaaatcaaattacAAAATTCATAgaataattttcaccacaccaactggtaaaggttttctttgctattcgaaaacagttAGCAATATTGCATTTAATCCACAAGAGTGAAAAGTAGTTTCAaagaaattttaacttgatgtcttaagctggctggtagactttaactataaattatgattttgaatcataaatattgaataaattgataaatttgatttagattgatgttttatagtcagtaatattgtgttcgtgttggtgtggtgaaaaattttgtgtttcactcggtggcaaagtttgtttaaccttcgtgccttgaaaccctcgcaacgcaatattggaatctttcgcttgctcgggtatcaatattggttcgtgcggttaaacaactttgcccctttgtaaaagaaataactatacaccctgtttttattgaattccgttaactttaagggaaggttctttatatcaaatacaattaatttctctaagaaactagcgtcttaactcttacggttatcgagttattaaaacaataaagataattactgaacacgtgtgtgacagcctttaccaattccttatgttatttgttttgacatgtgccgtcaatcacttgaaactaacttgaatgttattcttaagggtctctcacactaataaattcatatattatgtatgaaaattatgaattttttttttgcgaatttaactaaaagtgatatacaggggtggttcctgataatgaattaacctacgtgtcgaatttaacggaaaacaaaaaaaaaacacggtgtatattagtTCTTGTTTGATAGATAAACAATTTATTATGTGTCAATCTACATAATTAtagatatttattaaatattcatcCACGTTCTAagaatattgtattgtaaaaaacTTCGGTCAATAACTTTTAAGATTTCTGTTTTTATGTCATAAGAGTAAATGTTGTGTTTTATATAAAAGTAGTTTTATTTAGCAATAGCACTGGTGCTGTCCTCATGCTGGCTTTACCATATTAAATTTTGTAGTCATGTAGTGTCAAATTAGTTTCAGCGGCCCGGCCGACCCCTTAACCATAGAATATATTGAATAGTGGTATAGCGTTATCAGTCAAGgatttcgaatgcagcgccatctattaagttacaacttttcatgtgactttccatgcctaaaggttccttataTCACATAAAGCACGTggaccctttaaacatggaatgccacatatttatggcggaATTTCTAA
This genomic stretch from Leguminivora glycinivorella isolate SPB_JAAS2020 chromosome Z, LegGlyc_1.1, whole genome shotgun sequence harbors:
- the LOC125241259 gene encoding zinc finger protein 226-like, with translation MGDDKKKVKICRVCLGTNVKKCMSLFEVYKDCLIYDYINTIANVKIQKDDGFPDKICLDCLLELETAIHFKQKCENSNIILQSTQLEELPVVSINNAVVEAVIKKEEPLEEPYEYFEEDVHFLDSADLLSEVDTKLEDDENKVVKKSKAIDLKLECHDCGNLFKSKCKLRVHWKKVHLPEALVCSICKRMLKSFKAFNRHLESNSCKTAANVRIEGMGKNRIFHCKECNYNSKRIKDMQSHLVVHTGDRPYHCDKCPAKFTQQSSLQSHQEGSHKLYKVEITCQFCGKFVRGRTNVYRHLKTHTDNQHQCKVCSKILQSKKSLTTHMKRHSGIKQYTCEVCAKSFYTGAELCNHRRMIHMKGKYWYFCNVCEYKSIRSEKVKKHKAKHTATNIPCIVCGMFFELPEKLIQHQRKHFGERKFPCPLCDKRFFRKDTVGKHIRAKHKCEMPSLLVEKRVVVKKEAPLAPADDLIEIELSPVIEIK